One stretch of Pectobacterium brasiliense DNA includes these proteins:
- the aroB gene encoding 3-dehydroquinate synthase, translating to MERITVTLGERSYPITIAAGLFDDSASFMPLKAGEQAMLVTNQTLAPLYLDRVRGVLENSGVHVDQVILPDGEQHKSLTVLDQVFTALLAKPHGRDTTIVALGGGVIGDLAGFAAASYQRGVRFIQVPTTLLSQVDSSVGGKTAVNHPLGKNMIGAFYQPVSVVIDLDCLKSLPARELSSGLAEVIKYGIILDRDFFLWLEENIEAVRALQHDALAYCIRRCCEIKAAVVAADERESGMRALLNLGHTYGHAIEAEMGYGNWLHGEAVAAGMVMAAHTARRLGQFSVEDVERVKSLLIRAGLPVNGPTQMTPESYLPHMMRDKKVLAGELRLVLPTAIGQSEVRGGVAHDMVLASIADCLA from the coding sequence ATGGAAAGAATTACCGTAACACTAGGGGAACGTAGTTATCCCATTACGATAGCCGCTGGATTATTTGATGATTCGGCTTCTTTTATGCCGTTGAAAGCGGGGGAGCAGGCCATGCTGGTGACGAACCAGACGTTGGCTCCTCTGTACCTTGACCGCGTTCGTGGCGTGTTGGAAAACAGTGGCGTGCATGTCGATCAGGTTATCTTACCTGACGGCGAGCAGCACAAATCGCTGACCGTATTGGATCAGGTTTTTACCGCGCTGTTGGCGAAACCGCATGGTCGTGATACGACGATTGTTGCCTTGGGTGGCGGTGTCATCGGCGATTTAGCCGGTTTTGCCGCGGCCAGCTATCAGCGTGGCGTCCGATTTATTCAGGTGCCGACAACGCTGTTATCGCAGGTAGATTCTTCCGTCGGTGGTAAAACCGCCGTCAATCACCCGTTGGGTAAAAACATGATCGGGGCGTTCTACCAGCCCGTATCGGTTGTGATCGATCTGGACTGCCTGAAATCTTTACCGGCACGGGAATTGTCATCCGGGCTGGCGGAAGTCATCAAGTACGGCATTATTCTGGATCGCGATTTCTTTCTTTGGCTCGAAGAAAACATTGAAGCCGTGCGTGCGCTACAGCATGACGCGCTGGCTTACTGCATTCGACGCTGCTGTGAAATCAAAGCGGCGGTGGTTGCAGCAGATGAACGCGAAAGCGGTATGCGTGCGCTGCTCAACTTGGGCCATACTTACGGGCATGCCATTGAAGCAGAAATGGGCTACGGTAACTGGCTTCACGGCGAAGCGGTTGCGGCAGGCATGGTGATGGCTGCACATACGGCACGTCGCCTTGGGCAGTTCTCCGTTGAGGATGTCGAGCGAGTCAAGTCTCTGCTGATTCGCGCTGGCTTACCTGTAAACGGCCCAACGCAAATGACACCTGAATCCTATCTTCCTCATATGATGCGCGACAAGAAAGTGCTGGCGGGCGAGTTACGTCTGGTGCTGCCAACGGCAATCGGTCAATCTGAAGTTCGTGGCGGCGTCGCGCATGACATGGTGTTGGCTTCGATAGCTGATTGTCTTGCCTGA